The window GAGCTTTACGCCTCACCTTACGCCTATGACCCGGGGCATCCTGAGCACCCTGTATGCCAATCTGACCGAAAAGATCAGCACCCAGGAACTTACCGAGAGATACCGGTCCTTTTATGCCGGAGAACGTTTTGTCCGGATTCTGCCTCCGGGAATGCTGCCCGCCACCAAAAACGTAGCCGGTTCCAACCACTGCGATATTTCCGTCACCGTTGATTCCCGAACCGGCCGGGTGATTGTGTTATCCGCCATTGATAATCTGTTAAAGGGTGCGGCGGGCCAGGCGGTGCAAAACCTGAACGTCATGGCCGGCCTGCCCGAGGAGACCGGACTGGATTTTGCGGGCATGTATCCATAAGGAGGAAGAAAAATGACTGAAGCAGGAAGCCTTAAAAATATACCCGGCGGAGTTACCGCTGCCCAGGGCTTTTTGGCCAGCGGTGTTCCGGCGGGATTGAAAAAGAACGGCGCTTTGGATGTGGCCTTAATCTTCTCCGAGCTTCCCGCCGCTGCCGCCGGGGTTTATACCACCAATCGGGTGAAAGCCGCACCCCTGGAACTCACCCGGAGCCGGGTGGAGCAGGGGAAGGCCCGGGCCGTTATTGTCAATGCCGGGAATGCCAATGCCTGTACCGGGCCCGGGGGGATGTCCGATGCCCAGGCCATGGCCCGCTCCGCGGCGGAAGCGCTGGACATTGCTGAAGAACAGGTGCTGGTGGCTTCCACCGGCGTAATCGGGGTTCCTTTGCCGGTGGCCAAGATTGCCGCCGCAGTGCCTCAGGCAGTAGCGGAACTAAGCAGGGAAAATCACTCGGCAGCGGCCCAGGCCATTATGACCACCGACCTGATGGCCAAGGAGTATGCCGTAGAGCTGCCCATTAAAAATAAAAGGGTCACCATTGGGGGAATGGCCAAGGGTTCGGGAATGATTCACCCCAATATGGCCACCATGCTGTGCTTTATCACCACCGATGCCAACATTTCCGATGCAGTGCTGCAGCAGGCTCTTAAACGGGCTGTGGACCGTTCCTTTAATATGATTACCGTGGACGGGGATACCAGCACCAACGACATGGTGGTGGTGCTGGCCAACGGCAAAGCCGGCAATGCGGAAATTGTTCAGGATACGGAAGATTACCGCCGGTTTTACGGAGCCCTGAAGGAGGTATGCACCGCCCTGGCCAAAATGATTGCCCGGGACGGGGAAGGAGCCACCCGGTTGGTGGAGGTGCAGGTTACCGGCGGGCCCTCCAGGGAGGATGCAGGCCGGGCCGCCAAGGCGGTGGCCGGTTCAAATCTCTTTAAAGCGGCTGTTTTCGGCAAAGACGCCAACTGGGGCCGCATTCTTTGCGCCCTGGGTTACTCCGGGGCAGCCTTTGATCCCGCCGCAACGGATATTTTTATCGGGGAAGTACAGGTGGCCAAGGACGGGGGAGCCCTGGCGTTTGACGAGGAACGGGCCGTGGAGATGCTGAGCCGGGACCCGGTGCAGATTTGCGTGGACCTGAAGTCCGGCGCCCACTCGGCCACCGCCTGGGGCTGCGACCTCACCTACGATTATGTAAGAATAAACGGAAGCTATCGGACGTGATTGCTTATACAGGAGGCGAATGGATTGACTCCCTTGGAGAAAGCGGGCGTTCTGGTGGAAGCCCTGCCTTATATTAAGAAATTTTACGGAAAAACTGTGGTTATTAAATACGGCGGCCACGCCATGATCAACGACCAGTTGAAACAGGCGGTGGTGACCGATCTGGTGTTAATGAAATTTGTGGGAATTCATCCGGTGGTGGTTCACGGCGGTGGACCTGAGATCACCGGCATGTTGAAAAGGCTGGGGATTGAATCCCAGTTTGTGGGCGGCCTGCGGGTGACCGATTCTCCCACCATGGAAGTGGTGGAGATGGTGCTGGGCAAACTAAATAAAGAAATCACCTCCCTGATTAACCGGCTGGGGGGCCGGGGGGTAGGACTTTCCGGCAAGGACGCCAACCTGATTATAGCCGCCAAAAAACTGGGCGGAGAACAGCAGGACATCGGCTTTGTGGGAGAAGTAACGGAAATAAACCCGGGTCTAGTGGAAACGGTGCTAAAAGAGGGCTACATTCCCATCATCTCTCCGGTGGGTGTGGGCCGGGACGGGGAAAGCTACAACATCAACGCCGACTATGTGGCCGGGGCCATGGCGAAAGCCCTGAAGGCGGATAAGTTGATTATTTTAACCGATGTGGAGGGAATCCTCGAGAATCGCCATGATCCTTCTTCCCTGTTGTCCACCATCAAAGTGCAGGATATTCCCGCCCTGGTGGACCGGGGTGTGCTCCAGGGCGGCATGCTTCCCAAGGTGGATTGCTGCGTGGAGGCCATCCGGGGAGGGGTCAATTCCACCCATATTCTGGACGGACGGGTGCCGCACTCCATTCTGCTGGAGGTGTTTACCGACCAGGGAATTGGCACCATGGTTGCGCCCTAGAGACGGATGTAGGTTTTTAGATCAGTGAAAGGTAAGGTGGAGAAATGAACAACCAGGAAATTATCAATATGGGTCAGCAGTACGTAATGAATACCTACGGTCGTTTACCCATGGCCCTGGTGAAGGGTGAAGGCCCGTGGGTTTGGGACGCCGACGGCCGCAAATACCTGGACTTTGTGGGAGGGCTGGCGGTTAATTCCCTAGGTCACGCCCATCCCAAGGTGGCGGAAGCCATCTCCCGGCAGGCAGCGACCCTGCTGCATTGCTCCAATATCTATTGGATCGAACCCCAGGTTAAACTGGCCAAACTGCTGGTGGAAAATTCCTGTGCCAGCAAGGCCTTTTTTTGCAACAGTGGAGCTGAAGCCAACGAAGGCGCCATTAAACTGGCCCGCAAGTACGCCAAGAAAAATCTTGGGCCGAATCAATATGAAGTGATTTCAGCCACCAACTCCTTTCACGGGCGGACCCTGGCTACGGTTACGGCCACCGGGCAGACCAAATATCAAAAAGGTTTTGAGCCGCTGCCTCCGGGATTTCGCCATGTACCTTTTAATGATCTGGCCGCCCTGGAGGAAAACATCCGTCCTCAGACCTGTGCGGTTATGCTGGAGCCTGTTCAGGGCGAGGGCGGTGTAATTCCCGCCGATCCCGGCTACCTGGCAGGGGTGGCGCAACTGTGCCGGGATAAGGGCTTGCTGTTGATTTTTGATGAAGTTCAGTGTGGACTGGGAAGGACCGGCAAATTCCTGGCCCACCAGCATTATGGAGTGGAACCGGATATCATCACCCTGGCCAAGGCCCTGGGCGGCGGCTTTCCCATCGGGGCCCTGTTGGCCAAAGAGGAAGTGGCCGGCGCCTTCCAGCCCGGGGACCATGCCAGTACTTTTGGCGGGAATCCCCTGGCCACCGCTGCGGCCCTGGCGGCCATGGAAGCGCTGCTCCAGGACGGGGTCCAGGAAAATGCGGCCAAAGTGGGACAATACTTTAAGGAAAAACTATCGGGCCTAACGGCCAAGCATTCCTTTGTGAGGGAAGTGCGGGGACTGGGTCTCATGCTGGGTCTGGAATTAAGCATAGAAGGCAAGGACATTGTGGCTAAATGCCTGGAGCAGGGGCTGCTCATCAATTGCACCAACGGCAACGTGCTGCGTTTCCTGCCGCCGCTGATTATTACCGAGGAAGATGTGGACCATGCCCTGGCCATCTTGTCCGGGGCCATGGACGAAGTGCAAAGCGCCTAATAAAGAAAAACCCTATTAGCCCGAAGGAGGATCAGGATGCCCAAGCGGAAGGACATCAAAACAGTACTAGTTATCGGCTCCGGCCCCATTATCATCGGCCAGGCGGCGGAGTTTGACTATGCCGGAACTCAGGCCTGCAAGGCCCTGCGGGAAGAGGGCATCAAGGTGGTGCTGGTTAATTCCAACCCGGCCACCATTATGACCGACGGCGACATTGCCGACCGGGTTTATGTGGAACCCCTGTCCTGGGAAAGTCTGGAGAAAATCATCGCCAAAGAAAAACCCGACGGCCTGCTCCCCACCCTGGGGGGCCAGACCGGTTTAAATATGGCTGTGGAACTGGCGGAACAGGGCATTCTGGAAAAATATCAGGTGGCCCTGCTGGGAACCTCTCTGGAAGCCATTAAAAAGGCGGAGGACCGGGAATTGTTCAAGGCCACCATGCTGGAAATCGGCGAACCCATCCCCCAGAGCACCATCGCCGGCACCGTTGAGGAGTGCATTGATTTTGCCAATAAAATCGGTTATCCCTTAATTGTTCGCCCGGCCTACACCCTGGGGGGCACCGGGGGCGGCATTGCCAAGGATGAAAAGGAACTGACCGCCATTTGCCACCGGGGCTTAAAAATGAGCATGATCAGCCAGGTTCTGCTGGAACGCAGCGTGGCCGGCTGGAAGGAAATCGAATACGAAGTGATGCGGGACGCGGCGGACAACTGCATTACCATCTGCAACATGGAAAACATCGACCCGGTGGGTGTTCACACCGGGGACAGCATTGTGGTAGCCCCTTCCCAAACCCTGTCGGACCGGGAGTATCAGATGCTGCGCAGCGCCTCCCTGAAAATTATCCGGGCCTTAAAGGTGGAGGGCGGCTGCAATGTTCAGTTTGCCCTGGATCCCTACAGCATGAATTATATCGTAATTGAAGTAAACCCCCGGGTTAGCCGTTCCTCGGCGCTGGCCTCCAAGGCCACCGGCTACCCCATTGCTAAAATTGCCGCCAAGATCGCCATTGGTTTGCATCTGGATGAAATCACCAATCCGGTTACCGGCAAAACCACCGCCTGCTTTGAGCCGACCCTGGATTATGTGGTGGTGAAGATTCCCCGCTGGCCCTTTGACAAGTTTTCCAGCGGCGACCGGGTGCTGGGAACCCAGATGAAGGCCACCGGAGAAGTGATGGCCATTGACCGGACCTTTGAAGGGGCTTTGATGAAGGCGGTGCGCTCCCTGGAAATCGGCGTGGACAGCCTGCAAATCAAGGGCAGCGCCAGTTGGACTGAAATGGAGCTGGAAAGCAAGCTGAACCGTCCGGATGATGAAAGGCTTTTTGTGGTGGCGGAAGCCTTCCGCCGCTACTGGACCCTCAAAGAAGTGGCCCAGTTAACTTCCATCGACTACTGGTTCCTGGAGAAAATCAAGGATCTGGTGGTGCTGGAGCAGCAGATTCGCAAAACCGGGGGCCTGCCCGGGCCGGAACTGCTGCACCGGGCCAAGGTGTGCGGCCTGGCTGACGCTCATATTGGACGGCTCTGCGGGGTCGCCATGAAAGAAATCCGGGAACTGCGGAAAGAATACGGCCTTCTGCCCACCTATAAAGTGGTGGATACCTGCGCGGCGGAGTTTGAATCTTCCACCCCCTATTACTATTCCACTTATGATACCGAAGACGAAGTGGAGGTATCCAACCGGGATAAAGTGGTAGTCCTGGGCTCCGGACCCATCCGCATCGGCCAGGGAGTGGAGTTTGACTATTGCTCGGTACACTCTGTGTGGGGACTGCAGCGGGAAAAGATTGAAGCCATTATTATTAACAACAATCCCGAAACGGTTTCCACCGACTTTGACACCGCTGACAAGCTGTATTTTGAACCCCTGACCGTGGAAGACGTGATGAACGTTATTGATAAAGAAAAACCCCGGGGCGTCATTGTTCAGTTCGGGGGCCAGACGGCCATTAACCTGGCCGGGGACCTGGCGGACCTGGGGGTCAGCATCCTGGGAACGCCGGTGGAGGGCATTGACGCCGCCGAGGACCGGGAAAAATTTGAGAAGCTCCTCAAGGGCCTGGATATTCCCCAAACCGAAGGGAAGACAGCCACCACGGTGGAACAGGCCAGAAGCATTGCCGCGGGCCTTGGCTTCCCGGTACTGGTGCGTCCTTCCTATGTACTGGGGGGCCGGGCCATGGAAATTGTTTATAACGACGACCAACTGTTGAAATACATGTCCACCGCCGTGCAGGTTTCTCCCAAACATCCGGTATTGGTGGATAAATACGTCCGGGGTAAAGAAGTGGAAGTGGACGCCATCGGAGACGGGCAGAAACTGTTTATTCCCGGCATTATGGAGCATGTGGAGCGGGCCGGAGTGCATTCCGGCGACAGCATCGCCGTGTACCCGCCCCAGAGCCTCACCGGCCGGGAGATGGATCTGGTGGTGGACTATACCCTGCGCATTGGAGCGGCTCTGAAGATCTGCGGGCTCATGAATATTCAATATGTGGTGGGGGAAGGCGGGGTTTTTGTTCTGGAAGTAAATCCCCGGGCCTCCCGTACCGTTCCGGTCCTCTCTAAGGTGACCGGGGTGCCCATGGTCCAGGTGGCTACCCGCTGCATGCTGGGCAAGAACCTGTCCGATCTGGGCTATTGCCCGGGCCTGGGCCCGGTTTCCGACCATGTAACGGTTAAGGCGCCGGTATTTTCCTTTGAGAAGCTGGGCCTGGTGGAAACCTCCCTGGGGCCGGAAATGAAATCTACCGGGGAGGTTATGGGCGTGGACAAATCCTTCTCCCATGCCTTCTATAAGGCCATTACCGCCGCCGGCTTGAAGGTAGCCCGCAGCGGGTCGGTGCTTTTTTCGGTGGCGGACCGGGATAAGCTGGAAGCGGTGGCAGTGGCCCGCCAGTATGCCGGACTGGGCTTCAAGCTGTACGCCACCTTCCATACCGCCGACGCCCTGGCTTCTGCCGGGCTGCCGGTGGTGGGTACCGAGGACCCGGTGGGACTGGTGCGTTCCGGCAATATTCAATTGGTCATTAACACCCCCACCAAAGGAAAAGTTCCGGGCCGGGCGGGTTTCCGCCTGCGTCGTCTGGCGGCGGAATACAAAGTGCCTTGCCTGACCTCCCTGGATACGGCCAAGGCCATGGCCGGCGTGCTGCACGATTTGCTGAAAGGCGGCGAGGTCACCCCGGTGTCTTTGGACCAGTTTACTAAGTTCCTGGGTAACAAGGAACGCGCTAAAAACGCGGGTTAACAAACCGGAGAGAGAGGATGACATACATGGAGGAACTCAGAAAAAAATTAAAGGGGAAAGACTTTTTAACCCTTCATGATTTCAGTGTTGAGGAAGTTCAATTTATGCTGGATGAGGCTGTTCGGATCAAAGGCCTGCAGAAGTCCGGCATCCCCCACCCCTACCTGAGAGGAAAAACACTGGCCATGATCTTTCAGAAAAGCTCCACCCGGACCCGGGTCAGCTTTGAGGTGGCCATGGTTCAACTGGGAGGGTACGCCCTGTTCCTAAGCCCCAAGGACATCCAGATGGGCCGCGGTGAATCCATTGCCGATACCGCCCGGGTGCTGTCCCGGTTTGTGGACGGCATCATGATCCGCACCTATGCCCAGAGCCAGGTGGAGGAACTGGCCCACTACGCCACGGTGCCGGTGATCAACGGCCTTACCGATCTGACGCACCCCTGCCAGATCCTGGCGGATTTTCTGACCATCAAGGAACACAAGGGCCGCCTGGCGGGCCTGCGGCTGGCCTACGTAGGAGACGGCAACAACATTGCCCATTCCCTGATGTACGGATGCGCCAAGGTGGGCATGAATATCAGCATCGCTTCCCCCGAAGGCTACAAGCCTGACCAAAAGGTGGTGGAACTGGCCAAGCAGGATGCTCTGGCCACCGGCGCCAGAATTGAGATTGTCACCGATCCGGTGCAGGCTGTGACCGGGGCCGACGTGGTGGTTACCGACGTGTGGACCAGCATGGGCCAGGAAGCGGAATACGATCTGCGCAAGAAAATCTTTGCCCCCTACCAGTTGAATAAAGAATTGTGTGCCCTGGCCAAGGAGGACTATATTTCCCTGCACTGTCTGCCGGCCCACCGGGGAGAAGAAGTGACCGACGAGATCATCGACGGGCCCCATTCTGCGGTTTGGGACGAGGCGGAGAACCGTCTTCATGCCCAGAAGGCCGTGCTGGCTCTATTGATGTAAGTACAAAAGGTGCGGTGTCACACCGCACCTTTCAAATAAGCTTATGCTGGTAAAATCCTTTACATAGTAGGAATATCTGGCAAAATGTCGAAGAAACTAAGGATTAAGATCAAGTATGAAGGGAGATATCACCATGCCAAAGGTTGTACTGGCCTACTCCGGTGGTCTGGACACATCTGTTATTATTGCCTGGCTCAAAGAAAATTACGGCTACGAAGTCATTGCCATGACGGCCGATCTGGGACAGGGCGAGGAACTGGCTCCCCTAGAGGAGAAAGCCATTCAGAGCGGCGCCAGCAAGATATACATTGAAGATCTGCGCAAAGAATTTGTTGAGGAATACGTTTTTCCCACCCTTAAGGCCGGGGCCGTCTACGAAGGGAAATACCTGCTGGGCACTTCCTTTGCCCGCCCCCTCATTGCTAAAAAACTGGTGGAAATTGCCGAGAAGGAGGGTGCGGTGGCGGTAGCTCACGGCGCTACCGGCAAAGGCAACGATCAGGTCCGCTTTGAGCTGGGCGTTAAAGCCCTGGCTCCCCACCTGAAAGTGATTGCACCCTGGCGGGAGTGGGACATTCGCTCCCGTGAAGACGCCATTGACTATGCCGAGGCCCGGGGTATCCCGGTGCCGGTTACCAAAAAGAGCATTTACAGCCGGGACCGCAACATCTGGCACATCAG is drawn from Desulforamulus ruminis DSM 2154 and contains these coding sequences:
- the argF gene encoding ornithine carbamoyltransferase, which gives rise to MEELRKKLKGKDFLTLHDFSVEEVQFMLDEAVRIKGLQKSGIPHPYLRGKTLAMIFQKSSTRTRVSFEVAMVQLGGYALFLSPKDIQMGRGESIADTARVLSRFVDGIMIRTYAQSQVEELAHYATVPVINGLTDLTHPCQILADFLTIKEHKGRLAGLRLAYVGDGNNIAHSLMYGCAKVGMNISIASPEGYKPDQKVVELAKQDALATGARIEIVTDPVQAVTGADVVVTDVWTSMGQEAEYDLRKKIFAPYQLNKELCALAKEDYISLHCLPAHRGEEVTDEIIDGPHSAVWDEAENRLHAQKAVLALLM
- the argB gene encoding acetylglutamate kinase, whose translation is MTPLEKAGVLVEALPYIKKFYGKTVVIKYGGHAMINDQLKQAVVTDLVLMKFVGIHPVVVHGGGPEITGMLKRLGIESQFVGGLRVTDSPTMEVVEMVLGKLNKEITSLINRLGGRGVGLSGKDANLIIAAKKLGGEQQDIGFVGEVTEINPGLVETVLKEGYIPIISPVGVGRDGESYNINADYVAGAMAKALKADKLIILTDVEGILENRHDPSSLLSTIKVQDIPALVDRGVLQGGMLPKVDCCVEAIRGGVNSTHILDGRVPHSILLEVFTDQGIGTMVAP
- a CDS encoding acetylornithine transaminase → MNNQEIINMGQQYVMNTYGRLPMALVKGEGPWVWDADGRKYLDFVGGLAVNSLGHAHPKVAEAISRQAATLLHCSNIYWIEPQVKLAKLLVENSCASKAFFCNSGAEANEGAIKLARKYAKKNLGPNQYEVISATNSFHGRTLATVTATGQTKYQKGFEPLPPGFRHVPFNDLAALEENIRPQTCAVMLEPVQGEGGVIPADPGYLAGVAQLCRDKGLLLIFDEVQCGLGRTGKFLAHQHYGVEPDIITLAKALGGGFPIGALLAKEEVAGAFQPGDHASTFGGNPLATAAALAAMEALLQDGVQENAAKVGQYFKEKLSGLTAKHSFVREVRGLGLMLGLELSIEGKDIVAKCLEQGLLINCTNGNVLRFLPPLIITEEDVDHALAILSGAMDEVQSA
- the carB gene encoding carbamoyl-phosphate synthase large subunit, which encodes MPKRKDIKTVLVIGSGPIIIGQAAEFDYAGTQACKALREEGIKVVLVNSNPATIMTDGDIADRVYVEPLSWESLEKIIAKEKPDGLLPTLGGQTGLNMAVELAEQGILEKYQVALLGTSLEAIKKAEDRELFKATMLEIGEPIPQSTIAGTVEECIDFANKIGYPLIVRPAYTLGGTGGGIAKDEKELTAICHRGLKMSMISQVLLERSVAGWKEIEYEVMRDAADNCITICNMENIDPVGVHTGDSIVVAPSQTLSDREYQMLRSASLKIIRALKVEGGCNVQFALDPYSMNYIVIEVNPRVSRSSALASKATGYPIAKIAAKIAIGLHLDEITNPVTGKTTACFEPTLDYVVVKIPRWPFDKFSSGDRVLGTQMKATGEVMAIDRTFEGALMKAVRSLEIGVDSLQIKGSASWTEMELESKLNRPDDERLFVVAEAFRRYWTLKEVAQLTSIDYWFLEKIKDLVVLEQQIRKTGGLPGPELLHRAKVCGLADAHIGRLCGVAMKEIRELRKEYGLLPTYKVVDTCAAEFESSTPYYYSTYDTEDEVEVSNRDKVVVLGSGPIRIGQGVEFDYCSVHSVWGLQREKIEAIIINNNPETVSTDFDTADKLYFEPLTVEDVMNVIDKEKPRGVIVQFGGQTAINLAGDLADLGVSILGTPVEGIDAAEDREKFEKLLKGLDIPQTEGKTATTVEQARSIAAGLGFPVLVRPSYVLGGRAMEIVYNDDQLLKYMSTAVQVSPKHPVLVDKYVRGKEVEVDAIGDGQKLFIPGIMEHVERAGVHSGDSIAVYPPQSLTGREMDLVVDYTLRIGAALKICGLMNIQYVVGEGGVFVLEVNPRASRTVPVLSKVTGVPMVQVATRCMLGKNLSDLGYCPGLGPVSDHVTVKAPVFSFEKLGLVETSLGPEMKSTGEVMGVDKSFSHAFYKAITAAGLKVARSGSVLFSVADRDKLEAVAVARQYAGLGFKLYATFHTADALASAGLPVVGTEDPVGLVRSGNIQLVINTPTKGKVPGRAGFRLRRLAAEYKVPCLTSLDTAKAMAGVLHDLLKGGEVTPVSLDQFTKFLGNKERAKNAG
- the argJ gene encoding bifunctional glutamate N-acetyltransferase/amino-acid acetyltransferase ArgJ translates to MTEAGSLKNIPGGVTAAQGFLASGVPAGLKKNGALDVALIFSELPAAAAGVYTTNRVKAAPLELTRSRVEQGKARAVIVNAGNANACTGPGGMSDAQAMARSAAEALDIAEEQVLVASTGVIGVPLPVAKIAAAVPQAVAELSRENHSAAAQAIMTTDLMAKEYAVELPIKNKRVTIGGMAKGSGMIHPNMATMLCFITTDANISDAVLQQALKRAVDRSFNMITVDGDTSTNDMVVVLANGKAGNAEIVQDTEDYRRFYGALKEVCTALAKMIARDGEGATRLVEVQVTGGPSREDAGRAAKAVAGSNLFKAAVFGKDANWGRILCALGYSGAAFDPAATDIFIGEVQVAKDGGALAFDEERAVEMLSRDPVQICVDLKSGAHSATAWGCDLTYDYVRINGSYRT